A genome region from Arachis duranensis cultivar V14167 chromosome 8, aradu.V14167.gnm2.J7QH, whole genome shotgun sequence includes the following:
- the LOC107463269 gene encoding G-type lectin S-receptor-like serine/threonine-protein kinase At4g27290, with amino-acid sequence MAILSFIVILAYILSPSSLATELDSIHVSQSLSDGMTLVSQGGKFELGFFSPGNSHKRYLGIWYKKIPVHTVVWVANRANPINDFSGTLTVKSTGNLSLTENGTETTFWSTISRKQAKNPVLELLDSGNLVLRNEGESNPKAYLWQSFDYPSDTYLPSMKLGRDLQNGFDWCVTSWKSRNDPSPVGFSLGLVLNDYPEFSIMNGTKNLYRAGPWNGLYLSGYPDLSYTYIFETTYVKNKDEISYSSNTKIDSILARAVINQTSQSITQYIWDDNLQNWKSFGSKPVDVCDKYDLCGAFSYCSVTEPQHVCQCFKGFSPKSPEAWNSNNSSQGCIRDKPLSCNNVTSTDGFVKYTGLKVPDTQHTKLHENINLDECRNMCLKNCSCMAYANSDIRGGGSGCVMWFGDLIDIKMFQSGGQDLYIRMPALESGLQHRNKKKVIITSIIGAICATVLLCVYVIYRVQRNNIEWSKAELFEGYVNDTDLPMFDLLMVTTATDNFSLNNKIGQGGFGTVYKGKLADGQEIAVKRLSHSSGQGMTEFLTEVKLIAKLQHRNLVKLLGCCTGGQEKLLVYEYMVNGSLDNFIFDRMKSKLLEWPQRFLIIFGVARGLLYLHHDSRLRIIHRDLKLSNVLLDDKLNPKISDFGIARAFGVDQTHGNTNRVIGT; translated from the exons ATGGCCATTCTTTCTTTCATAGTGATTCTTGCTTACAtactttctccttcttctcttgCCACAGAACTTGATTCTATACATGTTTCCCAGTCCCTCAGTGATGGCATGACCTTAGTGTCACAAGGTGGAAAATTTGAACTTGGTTTCTTCAGCCCTGGTAATTCGCACAAGCGTTACTTGGGAATTTGGTACAAGAAAATTCCAGTTCACACAGTTGTTTGGGTTGCTAATAGGGCCAACCCCATCAATGATTTCTCAGGAACTTTAACAGTGAAGAGCACGGGCAATCTTTCACTCACAGAAAATGGTACTGAAACTACTTTTTGGAGCACAATCTCTCGAAAACAAGCAAAGAATCCGGTATTGGAGCTCTTGGACAGTGGCAATCTTGTGTTAAGAAATGAAGGGGAATCAAATCCAAAGGCCTATTTGTGGCAAAGCTTTGATTATCCTTCAGATACATACTTGCCATCGATGAAGTTAGGAAGGGACCTCCAAAACGGTTTTGATTGGTGCGTAACTTCTTGGAAGAGTCGAAATGATCCATCCCCTGTAGGCTTTTCTCTTGGTTTAGTTCTCAATGATTATCCCGAGTTTTCCATTATGAATGGCACAAAAAACTTATATCGGGCTGGACCTTGGAATGGCCTTTACTTAAGTGGCTACCCGGATCTATCCTATACATATATCTTTGAAACCACTTATGTCAAAAACAAGGATGAGATATCCTACAGCTCTAACACCAAGATTGATTCTATCCTTGCAAGAGCTGTAATAAACCAAACAAGTCAATCTATTACACAGTATATATGGGATGACAATCTTCAGAATTGGAAAAGTTTTGGATCAAAGCCAGTTGATGTGTGTGATAAATATGACCTTTGTGGAGCCTTTAGTTATTGCAGTGTAACAGAACCACAGCATGTCTGCCAATGCTTCAAAGGGTTCAGTCCAAAGTCACCAGAAGCATGGAACTCAAACAACTCCTCACAAGGATGCATTCGCGACAAACCATTAAGCTGCAATAATGTCACAAGCACTGATGGTTTTGTCAAATACACAGGCTTGAAAGTCCCGGATACTCAGCATACTAAGCTGCATgagaatattaatttagatgaATGCAGAAATATGTGTTTGAAGAACTGCTCTTGCATGGCTTATGCCAATTCAGACATAAGAGGAGGAGGCAGTGGCTGCGTCATGTGGTTTGGTGATCTAATTGACATCAAAATGTTTCAATCTGGTGGACAGGATCTGTACATCCGAATGCCTGCTTTGGAATCAG GACTTCAACATCGGAACAAGAAAAAAGTGATAATTACTAGCATCATTGGTGCAATTTGTGCAACAGTTCTACTTTGTGTTTATGTTATATACAGAGTCCAAAGGAACAATATTG AATGGTCAAAAGCAGAATTGTTTGAAGGATATGTAAATGACACGGATCTACCCATGTTTGATCTACTAATGGTTACTACTGCCACTGACAACTTCTCCTTGAATAACAAGATTGGACAAGGTGGTTTTGGAACTGTATATAAG GGGAAATTAGCAGATGGGCAAGAAATTGCTGTCAAGAGACTTTCACACAGTTCTGGCCAAGGAATGACGGAATTTCTAACTGAAGTAAAACTTATTGCAAAGCTTCAGCATCGAAATTTAGTAAAACTTCTTGGTTGCTGCACTGGAGGACAAGAAAAGTTGTTAGTTTATGAATACATGGTTAATGGCAGCCTAGACAACTTCATTTTTG ATAGAATGAAAAGCAAGTTGCTGGAGTGGCCTCAACGCTTCCTCATAATATTTGGAGTTGCTAGGGGACTTCTATATTTACATCATGATTCAAGATTGAGAATTATCCACAGAGATCTCAAATTAAGTAACGTTTTACTTGATGATAAGCTAAATCCTAAAATATCAGATTTTGGAATTGCTAGAGCTTTTGGAGTTGATCAGACTCATGGAAACACAAATAGAGTTATTGGGACTTAG
- the LOC107463150 gene encoding pathogenesis-related protein PRB1-3: MLINFLSITPLGLLAQNLPEDYLEIHNEARASVGVGELKWEINLEADARNFVYKHRGDCLKAGPGAHFSVGQNNARKLGSLNFTGADAVRTWVAQKKHYAYRSNCCVSGECRAYKQVVWKTTTHVGCARIICHNDVGVIITCVYEPPGNIPAIRPY; the protein is encoded by the coding sequence aTGCTAATAAACTTTTTGAGTATAACTCCATTGGGTTTATTGGCACAAAATCTTCCAGAAGACTATCTTGAAATTCATAACGAAGCACGTGCAAGTGTTGGAGTTGGTGAGTTAAAGTGGGAGATAAACCTAGAAGCAGATGCTCGCAATTTCGTGTATAAACACAGAGGAGATTGCTTGAAGGCAGGACCCGGGGCGCATTTTAGCGTGGGTCAGAACAATGCACGCAAATTGGGATCCCTAAACTTCACTGGAGCTGACGCTGTGAGAACGTGGGTGGCACAGAAGAAACATTACGCCTACAGATCCAACTGTTGTGTTAGTGGTGAATGTCGTGCCTATAAACAGGTTGTTTGGAAGACCACTACTCATGTAGGTTGTGCTAGAATCATATGTCACAATGATGTAGGCgttattattacttgtgtttaTGAGCCTCCGGGGAACATTCCAGCCATTCGTCCctattaa
- the LOC107463188 gene encoding isoleucine N-monooxygenase 2, protein MESSLISSLLFWYLLLLLVGFITPFLKFLKHQITSKCKQTTSLPPGPKPWPIIGNLPEMLANKPTSTWIHRIMSDLNTEIACIRLGNIHVIPITSPEIARELLTKQDSIFASRPTNWSSEHVSFGYLSTIVVPYGEQWKKMKRVMANELVSPRRLQWLQDKRVEEADNIVRYVYNQCNKNGGGLVDARIVARHYSGNIIRRLVFNARHFGKGTEDGGPGFEEVEHIDAIFIVLRYLFAFSVSDYVACLRGLDLDGHKKNLKKATKLIMKYHDPLIEDRVQQWKNGKRTCEEDLLDVLISLKDANDSPLLTLDEIKSQIMDMMIATVDNPSNAFEWGLAEMLNQPEMLEKATEELDSVVGKKRQVQESDIPKLKYVKACAREVFRLHPIDDINATHVSMEDTFVANNTYFIPKGSHIVLRRQGIGQNPRIWKDPLRFQPERHLEKDNNNIDGFKNLSLNEPSLKLITFSTGRRACPGINLGSTMTIMLFARMLHGFNWSVPPNETTIDLSEIEGGTIKAKPLVALATPRLPAEAYEIS, encoded by the exons ATGGAATCTTCTCTTATTAGCTCTCTACTATTTTGGTATCTCCTTCTCTTACTTGTTGGATTCATCACACCATTTCTCAAATTCCTCAAACACCAAATAACTTCAAAATGCAAACAAACTACATCACTCCCTCCGGGACCAAAACCATGGCCTATAATTGGTAACCTACCTGAAATGCTAGCAAACAAACCAACATCTACATGGATACATAGGATCATGAGTGACCTAAACACCGAAATCGCATGCATTCGACTAGGTAACATTCATGTCATTCCGATTACTAGCCCTGAAATTGCTCGCGAATTATTGACAAAACAAGATTCAATTTTCGCGTCCAGGCCTACGAATTGGTCTAGTGAACATGTCTCGTTTGGGTACTTGAGTACAATAGTAGTGCCCTATGGAGAACAatggaagaaaatgaagagagTCATGGCCAATGAATTGGTCTCTCCAAGAAGACTTCAATGGCTACAAGACAAGAGGGTGGAGGAAGCCGACAACATCGTTCGCTATGTTTACAATCAATGCAATAAGAATGGCGGCGGCCTTGTTGATGCGAGGATTGTTGCACGACATTATTCAGGGAACATCATTAGAAG GTTGGTTTTCAATGCAAGGCACTTTGGTAAAGGAACAGAAGATGGAGGACCCGGATTTGAGGAGGTGGAACATATTGATGCAATTTTCATTGTTTTGAGATACCTCTTTGCATTCTCTGTCTCTGATTACGTTGCATGCTTAAGAGGGCTTGACTTGGATGGTCATAAGAAGAACTTGAAGAAGGCCACTAAGTTGATAATGAAGTATCATGATCCCTTAATTGAAGATAGGGTTCAGCAATGGAAGAATGGTAAAAGGACATGTGAAGAGGACTTGCTTGATGTTTTAATCTCATTGAAAGATGCAAATGACAGTCCACTTTTGACTCTTGATGAAATTAAGTCTCAAATTATG GATATGATGATTGCAACCGTGGACAATCCATCAAATGCATTTGAATGGGGACTCGCCGAGATGCTAAATCAGCCGGAGATGCTTGAAAAGGCGACGGAGGAATTAGATAGCGTGGTTGGCAAGAAAAGACAAGTACAAGAATCAGACATTCCAAAACTCAAGTACGTGAAAGCATGCGCAAGAGAAGTATTTCGCCTCCACCCTATTGATGACATCAACGCCACCCATGTTTCCATGGAAGACACATTTGTTGCCAACAATACCTACTTCATTCCAAAGGGTAGCCACATCGTTCTAAGACGGCAAGGAATCGGACAAAATCCAAGAATATGGAAAGACCCATTGAGGTTTCAACCCGAACGTCATTTAGAAAAAGATAACAATAATATTGATGGGTTTAAGAATTTGAGTTTAAATGAACCGAGTTTGAAGTTGATTACGTTTAGCACCGGAAGACGTGCATGTCCCGGGATCAATCTTGGTTCTACCATGACGATTATGTTGTTTGCTAGGATGTTACATGGCTTCAATTGGAGTGTGCCACCCAATGAGACAACTATTGACCTCTCCGAAATAGAAGGAGGTACCATAAAAGCAAAGCCACTCGTGGCACTTGCAACGCCGCGGTTGCCAGCCGAGGCTTATGAAATTTCTTAa